Genomic DNA from Neisseria lisongii:
CTGTATGCAGTCGCTTCGGTTGCCGCCAAATTTCTCAAAAACTACCCGCCTACGCTGATTGCGTTTTATCAAATGCTGCTCGGTGTGGTTATTTTCCTACCTTTTGCCGACTTCAATCTTTTTACCCAAACCGCCCCTGTTTCCTTATCGGCAGCAGTAACCTTGGGTGTGGTACACACCGGATTGATGTATGTTTTCCTATACGGCGCAATTCAGAAATTGGAAGCATACAAAGTGGCCTCCCTCTCTTTCCTCTATCCCGTCCTAGCCTTGCTGATTGACCGCTGTTTTTTCAATATCCACCTTGAACCCGAACAATTTTTCGGCGTGATTCTGATTTTAACGGGAGCGGCAGGAATCAATTTGAAAGCATTGTTCCAACATATTTTGACAACCCGTTTTATCCGTTGAGCGCCTTATCTTTTCAAAGTAAATGAAAATGTATTCACGATATTTTAAAGGCCGTCTGAAAACCTGATTTTCAGACGGCCTCATCAATGTTTACGCCACGTTCGGGGCAACGGCTTTGACATAATTCAAAGCGATAAACTGTTTTTCAGCATCAAGCTCGGTGATATTGAGCAATACCTGCGATTTGGGCAGGGCATCAAACGGAATGCCGGTGGCACGGGCGGTCAGCGGCAGGCCTTCGATGCGTACCAAATCTTCTTTCAAAATGGTGGCGGTCAGCTCTTTGATGCCCTGCTGTTGCAGATACACCAAGCTCCAATAGCTTTCCATCTGGCGTTGGAAATCGGCGTAGGCGGTGTAGGCGGTGTCGAAATCCCTCAGAGCGGCAAACAGGTCGGCATCGTTTTTTTGGAACAGCGGTTCGGCGTTGCCGTCAATCAGGCTGATCAGCTGTTTTTGGTTGATGTAGTCGGCAGCACGGCGCAGCGGCGAGGTGAACCAGCCGTAGTGCTGCACGCCCATGCCGATATGCGGTTCGGATTGGGTACTCATGCGCACTTTGCCGCTAGGCTGCACTCTGAATAAGCCCGGCAGGTCGTGTTCGTCCAGCATTTGCGCCCAAGTCGAGTTGGCGAGAATCATCATTTCGCTCACCAGCGTATCAATCGGCGAACCCCGCTCCCGACGGCAGATACCGACGATGCCGTCTGAATCCACTTCCACGCTGTAATCGTATTGCGGCGCACGCTCCGGCTCGTATTTGCCCCGTGCCTTCTGCAAAGCAATCGCAAAACGGTAAAACCAGATTAAATCGGCATGGTGGGCAAATTTCATCTCGCCGCTTTCGTCCAAACCGGTTTCGGCGTTGAAATGCGGCTCGATGGCTTGGATACGCAGGTTGTCGGCAATTTTGACGGCTTCGATTTTGCAGCTCGGCAGGCTGATGTTGAACTCGGTGTCCACATCAAAATAAATGCTCACTGCAGGACGATAATCGCCGCTGTCCAAGCTGAAGGCGGCAATCCAGTTTTCCGGCAGCATGGTGATTTTGCTACCGGGGAAATACACCGTACTCAAGCGTTCGTGTATCACTTTTTCAATGTCGCTCCCCCGCTCGACCGCCAGCGACGGGGCGGCGATGTGGATACCGACCCGCTTCATGCCGTTGCCCAAATCGGTCAGGCTCAAAGCATCGTCCACTTCGGTGGTGGATTCATCGTCAATCGAGAAAGCGGCCGCTGCGGCTTGTGGCAACTCAGGCAGCGGCGGCACGGCGATTTCGGGGAAACCCGTGCCTTTGGGGAAATGTTTGACTTCAAAACCGTCCTGCAGATATTGCGGCACAGACGCAATGCCGCCGCTGCGTTTGGCCAATTCGTAGGCAGACAGTTTCAATGCGTCCGCCGCTTTGGTAAAGGCTTTGTAGGTCAGCGCCTGTTTGTCGGGCGCATGAAGAATGGTTTTTAAATCGGCTTGGATTTCAGACGGCATTTCACCGGCTGTTAAGGCTTCCGCCCAGCTTTCGATTTGCGCGTCCTGCTGTTTTTTGCGTTCCACCGCCGCCAACGCCTGCTTCAGCGTTTCTTCGGGGGCGGCTTTAAACACGCCTTTGCCTTTTTTGTAGAAATACATCGGGGCGGCATACAGGGCGATTAAGGTTGCCGCCAGCTCGGTTTTGGCAGGCGTGTGGCCGAAATATTCTCCGGCAATGGCCTCGGCGGAAAACTCGTCCTCGCCGCAGACTTCCCACAGCAAATCCGTGTCGATGTCGGCCGCTTCGGCCTGCGCTTTGTCCAAAAACGCCGCCATATCGCCGTCAAATTCGGCGAAAACATTATTGGCTTTGACTTTGGTGCGTTTGCCGTGCTGGGTATCGACTTGGTAGGTGGAATCGTTTTTCTGCACCACCGATGCCACTTTAAACTGACCGGATTCTTCGTAAAAAATATTCATATTCGATTTTCATTGTGGGAAATTGCTGTGGGGCGATTTTAACAGATTATGGCCGTTTGTTTGGAAAATGATAGGCCGTCTGAAAATGAGCAAAGCGAATTTCTGCGAAGCTAAAACCATAGGTTTCACCAAAATGAGCAAAACGGATTTCTACAAAACCCAAACCGCATCAATCGGCAGACGGTTTTGCTGACAGTCTGAATTTGTATGTTAAAATCTGTTTCCGTATGCCTTGCCCGCACCGGCGCACCGCAAACCGGCGCTGCACAGGCATAAGCGTTTCAGCCATAAAGGATTTCAACAAATGATGACCAAACTGACCCGGCCGCTGTTGCTCACTTCCATCTCATTTGCCTGTATGCAGGCATTTGCGGCGGAACGGTTTGTGCCGTCTGTTGATGACTACGAACCCATTCCCGAAAGCGAGCTGCAGGACGAAACCGTAGCCGAAACCAAGCTCGACCCCAAATTTCCGGTGAAAATCGAAACCGACAACAGCGATATTCGGGAAATGATTGAAGAACATCTCCCGCTGATTACCCAACAGCAGGAAGAAGTCTTGGATAAAGAGCAGGTCGGCTTTTTGGCGGAAGAAGCGCCCGACAATGTCAAAACCATGCTGCGTACCAAAGGCTATTTCAACAGCAGCGTCAGCATACAGGACCAACAAGACCGCTACACCGTGCGCATCACACCCGGCCCCCGGACCAAAGTCGATAATGTCGGCGTAGCGATTATCGGCGACATTCTTTCCGACAACGATCTGGCAAAATATTATCAAAACGCCATCGAACACTGGCAGCAGCCGGTGGGCGACCATTTCGACCAAGACCGTTGGAGCAGCAGCAAAACCGCCGTCTTGTCCGCCGTTACCCGCAAAAAATACCCGCTGGCAAAATTCAGCACCACCCAAGCCACCATCAATCCGAATACACAAACAGCGGATTTAAACGTTATTGTCGAAAGCAACCGCCCGATTTACTTCGGCGAGTTCAACGTCAGCGGCACCCGCCGCTACCCCGAAAACGTGGTAACCGGCTTGGCACGCTTCCAACCCGGTTCGCCTTATGATTTGGATTTGCTGCTTGATTTCCAACAGGCATTGGAACAAAACGGCCATTATTCCGGCGCATCGGTGCAGGCAGACTTCGACAATCTGCACGACGACCGGGTGCCGGTAAAAGTCAGCGTCAGCGAAGTCAAACGCCACAAACTCGAAACCGGCGTGCGCTACGATTCGGAATACGGTGTCGGCGGCAGGATTGCCTACGATTACTACAACCTCTTCAACCGGGGCTACATCGGCTCGGTGGTGTTCGATATGGACAAATACGAAACCACACTCGCCGCCGGTATCAGCCAGCCCCGCAACAATCGGGGCAATTACTGGACCACCAACCTTTCCTACAACCGCTCGACCACGCAGAATCTGGAAAAACGCTCGCTCACCAGCGGCGTGTGGTATGTACGCGACCGCAACAACATCGAAGCCCGTCTCGGTGCGGAATTTATCGTAGAAGACCGCAAAATCCCCGATGTCGGCTACAACTTCGGCCGCAACCATGCCACCATGCTCACCGCTTCGTGGAAACGCCAAAACATCGAAAACCTGCTCAAACCGGAAAACGGCTATTATCTCGACGGCAAAATCGGCACCACCTTGGGCAAAGCCTTATCCTCGTCTGCACTGGCACGTGCCAATATTCGTGCCGGTTATTTCTTCACGCCGGAAAACAAAAAAATCGGCACGTTTATCGCCCGCGGGCAGGCAGGCTATGTTTATGCACGGAAAGAAGCGGACGTACCGTCCACACTGATGTTCCGCACCGGCGGTGCTTCTACCGTCCGCGGTTACGAACTCGACAGCATCGGTCTGGAAGGGCCGGGCGGATCAGTGTTGCCCGACCGTGCCGTCGTGGTCGGCAGCTTGGAATACCAATATCCGGTTACCAAGAACTTCTCCGCCGCCGTGTTCCACGATGTCGGCGATGCCGCCCAAAACTTCAAACAGATGACGTTCCGGCACGGCACAGGTTTGGGCGTACGCTGGTTCAGCCCCGTCGCCCCGTTTTCGTTTGACGTTGCCTACGGCCACCACGACAAAAAACTGCGCTGGCATATCAGCTTAGGCACACGGTTTTAAACAGACACCAAAGCGGCAAAGGCCGTCTGAAAATGAGCAAAACCACGGTTTTAGCTTCGCAGAAATTCGCTTCGCTTATTTTTCAGACGGCCTTACCCCCTATTTTACGGTTTACCTTATGAGCAAAACGCACAATCCTCCCCCTGCGGCCGCAAGGCCGTCTGAAAAACCCGCCAAGCCCCGCAGCAAAGCCCGTTTTTGGAAACGGGCGGCGTGGACGCTGTCGGCGGTGTTTCTGCTGCTGACCGGCTTTGTCGGCTGGCTCTCGGCCACCGAATCCGGCTTACGCTTCGGGTTATACCGCCTCCCTTCGTGGTTTGGTGTCAAGATTTCGTCGCAAACGCTGCAAGGTACGCTGCTCAAAGGTTTCAGCGGCAAAGACTGGTTGATTGAAACCCAAGGTGCCGATGTAAAAATCAGCGATTTCCACTTTGCGTGGCAGCCCTCCGAGTTGAGCCGCCCCAGCCTGCACATCACCGAACTGCGTGCCGGCGATATTGCCGTCGTCGCCAAACCGTTGCCGGTGAAGGAAGAAGAACCGGCTTCGGGCTTGCCTGAGAGCATTGATTTGCCGATTACCGTGTTTGCCGACCGCATTGAAACCGGCAAAATCAGTGTCGGCAAAAATTTCGAACAGCAAACGGTGTATATCGAAAAAGTCAAGGCGGCGTACCACTACGACCGCCGCGAACACCGCTTGGATATTGTGTCGCTGCAAACGCCGTGGAGCGAATCCGCCGGCGCAGCGGTGGTGGGGCTGAAACCGCCGTTTGCGCTCAACACCGCCATCTACACCAAAGGCGAACTGGAAGGGCAGACCATACACGGCACAACCCGCCTGTGGGGTTCGCTGCAGGACGTGCATACCGATATTCTGCTCGACGGCGATGATGTCCATCTGTCGGCAAAATCCGAGCTGCACCCGTTTGCCGCCACGCTCAATGAAACCGTAAGCGAAATTCTGATCAAAGGGCGCAACCTCAATCCGGCGGCGTTTTTGGAAACCTTGCCCACCGCCAATCTGACGTTTGATGCCACCGTTGTTCCCGCATTTTCAGACGGCCTCGCTTTGGAAGGCTCAATCGATTTGCTCAACAGCAAAGCCGGTTTTGCCGACCGACAAGCCATTCCCGTACGCAGCCTGCTGGGCAGCTTTACCGTTAATCATCAGGGGGTCGTCAATATTGACGAGAGCGAAATAACCCTGCTGCAGCAAGGGCGGATCACGCTCGGCGGTACGCTGGATACAGTCAATAACCAGCTCAATCTTGCCCTGAATCTGGCCGGTGTGAAAACCGCCGATGTGGTGCAGCAGGATTATGCCCTGACGCTCAACGGCAGGGTTGCGGCAAGCGGCGAAACCGATTCGCCCGATGTGCGCTGGAACATCAACAGCGGCACCGCCGACAGCGAAGGTTTGCTGTCTGTCGTAACCGACCGCAAGGCAGGCCAGCGCACGCTCAAGCTCGACCACGCCAAAATCCTACCGCAAAACGGCGGCGAACTCACCGCCGCCGGTTATCTCGAACTGTTTCAAAACCAAGCTCTGAAACTGGATATTGCCAGCCGCCGTTTCAATCCGGCCAAAATCGACCGCAACTTGCCCGAAGGCAGCGTCAGCGGTACGGTTGCCCTAAGCGGCGCACTCGCCGGGCCGCTGTTTGCCGGCAAAATGAATTTCGCCCCGAGTACACTCAACGGCGTGGCACTCAGCGGCAAGGCAGACGTTGCCTATGAAAAACAACACCTGAGCCGTGCCTTGGCGGACATCCGGCTGGGCAGCAACCTGATTCAGACCGACGGCTCGTTCGGCAAAAAAGGCGACCGCCTCAACCTCAATATCCAAGCCCCCGATTTGTCCCGCTTCGGCTTCGGCCTCTCGGGCGCATTGAATGCCAAAGGCCATCTGTCGGGCGATTTTTCAGACGGCCTCAAAAATCTGGAAACCGATTTGGCGGGCAACGTCCGCAATCTGAAAGCCGCTTCGCTGCTGGAAATGCAGCATTTGGATTTCCGGCTTAAAGGTTCGCCCGACATCCACCGTCCGCTGGCGGTCAATATCAACGGCGAGCGGATTCTGTTTTCCGGCGACCAAACCACCCGCATCGACCACATCAACCTCAATGCCGAGGGCAGCGGTGCCAAACACCGTCTGAAAGGCAGCGGCAATATGATGCTGGCCGACAAGCCCTACCGCCTGCAATTAGATGCCGAGGGCGGCGTGAATGCCGATTTGAACCAATGGAAAGGCAGCGTCGGCGTGTTGGACATCGGCGGTGCGTTCAACCTCAAGCTGCAAAACCGCATCAACCTCGAAGCCGGTGCCGAACGGGTGGTGATGAGTCCCGCCCATTTCGCCGCCATGGGCGGCAGCCTGAACCTGCAAAGTTTCGCTTGGGACAAGAAAAACGGCATTGCCACCAAAGGCAGCGCCGCCAATCTGCACTTGGCCGAGCTGCACCAGTTTTACCAACCGCCGGTAGAACACAATCTGGTCTTGGGCGGCGACTGGGACATGGCCTACGGACAAAACGCCCGCGGCTATCTGAACCTCGTCCGCCAAGGCGGCGACGTGATTCTTCCCGACTACCGCCAGCCGCTGGGCTTAAGCGATTTGGGTCTGAAAACCCGCTTCCAAAACGGCCGCATCGATGCCCTGTTCAACGGCAACACCCGCTTCGGCCGGGTGGAAGGCAATCTCGGTATCAGCCAGCAGTTTGGCAGCGACATCACCCAAGCGCCGGTGAGCGGCAAAATCACGGCAACCGTTCCCGATTTATCGACCCTGAAAATCTTTTTGCCACCCGCCGCCCAAGGCTTGAGCGGTTCGTTCCAAACCACGGCGGCCATCGGCGGCCGGATCGGTGCGCCGACCGTCAATGCCGGTATCAACGGCCAAACCAACTACGGCTATGCCGACGGCACGCTTACCGTCGGACAGGGTCAGGACTTCGCCTCCGCCCCGCTGGGCGGCAAAATCCGCCTGAATGTGGACAATCTCGAAGTATTCCGCAATTTCCTACCGGTCGGCCAAACCGTCAAAGGCCGCCTGTCGGCGCTGGTCGGCTTGGGCGGCAGAATCGATGATCCGCAACTAAACGGCACGCTCAACGGCGAAAACCTGTATTACCGCAATCAGGAACAGGGTTTGATTTTAGACAACGGTGTCCTGCGCTCCCACCTGCAGGGCCGCCGCTGGATCATCGACAGCCTGAAATTCCACCGAGGCGGCTCGGCAGAATTGAAAGGCTCGGTCGGCCTGACCGGCAGCGATCCCGATGTGGATGTGGATATCGTGTTAGACAAATACCGCACCCTCTCCCGCCCCAACCGCCGTCTGGTACTCAGCGGCAAAGCCAAGGTTTTGTACACCGTGCAAAACGGCGTGTCCCTGATCGGCGGTCTGAAAACCGATTACGGTATGTTCGGTATGCAGAAATCTTCCATGCCGACTTTGGACGATGATGTCGTGGTATTGGGCGAAGCGCCGAAAGCGAAAAACACCGCCACCCCGATCCGCATGGATTTGGATTTTGACCTGAACGACAATATCCGCTTTGTCGGCGAAGGCCTAAACGTAACCTTGG
This window encodes:
- a CDS encoding ribonuclease catalytic domain-containing protein; protein product: MNIFYEESGQFKVASVVQKNDSTYQVDTQHGKRTKVKANNVFAEFDGDMAAFLDKAQAEAADIDTDLLWEVCGEDEFSAEAIAGEYFGHTPAKTELAATLIALYAAPMYFYKKGKGVFKAAPEETLKQALAAVERKKQQDAQIESWAEALTAGEMPSEIQADLKTILHAPDKQALTYKAFTKAADALKLSAYELAKRSGGIASVPQYLQDGFEVKHFPKGTGFPEIAVPPLPELPQAAAAAFSIDDESTTEVDDALSLTDLGNGMKRVGIHIAAPSLAVERGSDIEKVIHERLSTVYFPGSKITMLPENWIAAFSLDSGDYRPAVSIYFDVDTEFNISLPSCKIEAVKIADNLRIQAIEPHFNAETGLDESGEMKFAHHADLIWFYRFAIALQKARGKYEPERAPQYDYSVEVDSDGIVGICRRERGSPIDTLVSEMMILANSTWAQMLDEHDLPGLFRVQPSGKVRMSTQSEPHIGMGVQHYGWFTSPLRRAADYINQKQLISLIDGNAEPLFQKNDADLFAALRDFDTAYTAYADFQRQMESYWSLVYLQQQGIKELTATILKEDLVRIEGLPLTARATGIPFDALPKSQVLLNITELDAEKQFIALNYVKAVAPNVA
- a CDS encoding autotransporter assembly complex protein TamA, whose translation is MTKLTRPLLLTSISFACMQAFAAERFVPSVDDYEPIPESELQDETVAETKLDPKFPVKIETDNSDIREMIEEHLPLITQQQEEVLDKEQVGFLAEEAPDNVKTMLRTKGYFNSSVSIQDQQDRYTVRITPGPRTKVDNVGVAIIGDILSDNDLAKYYQNAIEHWQQPVGDHFDQDRWSSSKTAVLSAVTRKKYPLAKFSTTQATINPNTQTADLNVIVESNRPIYFGEFNVSGTRRYPENVVTGLARFQPGSPYDLDLLLDFQQALEQNGHYSGASVQADFDNLHDDRVPVKVSVSEVKRHKLETGVRYDSEYGVGGRIAYDYYNLFNRGYIGSVVFDMDKYETTLAAGISQPRNNRGNYWTTNLSYNRSTTQNLEKRSLTSGVWYVRDRNNIEARLGAEFIVEDRKIPDVGYNFGRNHATMLTASWKRQNIENLLKPENGYYLDGKIGTTLGKALSSSALARANIRAGYFFTPENKKIGTFIARGQAGYVYARKEADVPSTLMFRTGGASTVRGYELDSIGLEGPGGSVLPDRAVVVGSLEYQYPVTKNFSAAVFHDVGDAAQNFKQMTFRHGTGLGVRWFSPVAPFSFDVAYGHHDKKLRWHISLGTRF
- a CDS encoding translocation/assembly module TamB domain-containing protein, whose product is MSKTHNPPPAAARPSEKPAKPRSKARFWKRAAWTLSAVFLLLTGFVGWLSATESGLRFGLYRLPSWFGVKISSQTLQGTLLKGFSGKDWLIETQGADVKISDFHFAWQPSELSRPSLHITELRAGDIAVVAKPLPVKEEEPASGLPESIDLPITVFADRIETGKISVGKNFEQQTVYIEKVKAAYHYDRREHRLDIVSLQTPWSESAGAAVVGLKPPFALNTAIYTKGELEGQTIHGTTRLWGSLQDVHTDILLDGDDVHLSAKSELHPFAATLNETVSEILIKGRNLNPAAFLETLPTANLTFDATVVPAFSDGLALEGSIDLLNSKAGFADRQAIPVRSLLGSFTVNHQGVVNIDESEITLLQQGRITLGGTLDTVNNQLNLALNLAGVKTADVVQQDYALTLNGRVAASGETDSPDVRWNINSGTADSEGLLSVVTDRKAGQRTLKLDHAKILPQNGGELTAAGYLELFQNQALKLDIASRRFNPAKIDRNLPEGSVSGTVALSGALAGPLFAGKMNFAPSTLNGVALSGKADVAYEKQHLSRALADIRLGSNLIQTDGSFGKKGDRLNLNIQAPDLSRFGFGLSGALNAKGHLSGDFSDGLKNLETDLAGNVRNLKAASLLEMQHLDFRLKGSPDIHRPLAVNINGERILFSGDQTTRIDHINLNAEGSGAKHRLKGSGNMMLADKPYRLQLDAEGGVNADLNQWKGSVGVLDIGGAFNLKLQNRINLEAGAERVVMSPAHFAAMGGSLNLQSFAWDKKNGIATKGSAANLHLAELHQFYQPPVEHNLVLGGDWDMAYGQNARGYLNLVRQGGDVILPDYRQPLGLSDLGLKTRFQNGRIDALFNGNTRFGRVEGNLGISQQFGSDITQAPVSGKITATVPDLSTLKIFLPPAAQGLSGSFQTTAAIGGRIGAPTVNAGINGQTNYGYADGTLTVGQGQDFASAPLGGKIRLNVDNLEVFRNFLPVGQTVKGRLSALVGLGGRIDDPQLNGTLNGENLYYRNQEQGLILDNGVLRSHLQGRRWIIDSLKFHRGGSAELKGSVGLTGSDPDVDVDIVLDKYRTLSRPNRRLVLSGKAKVLYTVQNGVSLIGGLKTDYGMFGMQKSSMPTLDDDVVVLGEAPKAKNTATPIRMDLDFDLNDNIRFVGEGLNVTLGGKLKLTSRPGEDIQGIGTVKVIKGRYKAYGQDLDITKGTVSFVGPLGDPNLNIRAARRLSPVGAGVEVLGNLAAPRITLVADEPMSEKDKLSWLILNRASSGSDGDEAALSAAAGALLAGQVNDRLGLVDDFGFTSKRSRNAQTGELNPAEQVLTVGKQLTNELYLGYEYGIASAEQTVKLIYQLTRSLQAVARVGSKSWGGELKYTVRFDRLFKNGKDDSQPQAAAGNHSQKEP